One region of Chlamydia psittaci 6BC genomic DNA includes:
- a CDS encoding LifA/Efa1-related large cytotoxin, translating into MTLPDKISSSHSSRNQSDSFAYHSETSHQNTWPSSNGSSDITLYNSLIKRNNTAEDVVKIGAMIQESIRNDLKKKVGGGGGGNFSPAHHTGNWKTSLLYNTSRLLAHLFSTTIQSARITPTPVSPRSENLQRGNSLSSIKKSSPSQTSTVSFPTSSVPITKKAKSHLHKVHKTSDHRVSRKKRAAAVDPEASVVQKYDLTDKNIVSRLQLTEEQVKSCQKSVNNLKKAISRYGGLRNKNSRVGQRLLVDQSRFMEDIQKKLHLSKDHKASSEVMGMIKSEYKSHRVEVEKFIHGIWVAGAPPDGTDAYIKTFLSAYDNFQFYFWVDSKAYGAAKFTSILKKIAFTAAIKNLRESIPEGAQEFIRRYDELRSKYGSTKDPKLQNEYLKDMRSMRDSYVALNKSVKDAFNALLLKETVMLQDSFFNFCNMKGIDSISDQIRIEYLKYELGFSNEEIEDYKKLIDNNKKTIQEIVDKVNKDVGSKKVIIRDISELESMRDKTNLHNYDTEMFLRWNYAAATDQVRMYMLLEHGGIYADLDMMPAYSPEITKIIYDVGGDAFFENLQIRRSISDIVLKLVTDSSASSRSISIEEIAKEVDMSKISAEEKRKLSQLIGELQKFSKSHEKKDLFAKMSSDVIRDFMPILQRYHKWEKKWNVRGLNGLMMSHKGSAVVEAVIDAQREKYEELKTLRENVLSGMFNGLEDLSNLDLMSEVGGALVKDYLEGSLFYDFRQDSITPGAVSTLGITGPDLIVKVMKQFFREQGPIGQDFLENQGKRLGKEAFLGAYKRVSDNPVRFDWLHPITVGANDVTPADDSTWCGIKHQDASDLLFSDPSKLSDKPVKGISRSTIDLEAFTKLWTEDAKAACPKELLQRFNDVISQLSLDIGELAELDHALSVVMQNLPSDPVARESIFSLQIQLAEFVRSVKFPISNQVNFFPNGHSNFEKDLGQAIKLYLDTDSQTKVVLWESPLIDRALFLKDMLAISERLLSIANFIDSVDQASPSYSEIELLTRYGELKAKDSVDLLSAPELEDFLDVTNKIAENERLQSKITEIEYQVSSGYLFRHYEQLLSSFLSLSEKDFKSEMLSFAKKIVADDSLGKSDQKARDSWYADICDKIYAQRVTEASSRIREFMKKFEGNERVALLNADKYLSGHPLFERIQKEGYAFQDFQSVVRLILASSGVSGILSAESVFPAPSRRLVDTMKSVLSNDYDDMQRALPLVYELLSVDKNSAEAKQVQDRMKQEGFEALGEKLSSFSTPNLLTPPTDSSVTALGARYGIDYGRESEQTMLSIAPGIFNPAGYTMDLYLQGLYEIHREIHSGSLTEEKAKTILQSKKADCFINDQGIEALLRYSDSKYYCSLTEVHRILTGQFFLAEASKYLISSALPGISPIVDSDKNFGRPLLTTIDSSSMVNPYDYLGRGLSKDLLSAPRDIPSIRSIVEGAKYTSSSWSEFFNTQAEGWSDLANRLGGKSIDLHPQTFLYSAEGRCMGLSMLYMSAKDVASYDLIQENLTAVSSLYQEQDREGLPLTPTDRQLLDRCQALVDWLQLQGNKYLNSPDVFSSASWSLFTLREKFKDTSLKSVLITTPAHSLTLQKLGEGVYRFTDPNFGHVDFPSVDQAFYFLSEIVDESYTIKQRYGFSDYARVHEQIKIYIPNSKLFENTLFLGTDLGLTSQHQSTTLEKMSARGSVMISQILVPWRTLYQIGGSVDHQRISETTKESDLSRLKINGDVLNNYLSKHVLDSDTASLLQTLLKTHGLEPGTKRIKGRAITDTPNEVASLIQTSKNSMVRIQSSLQVMIKAIAKKLKSISITDNDKAKIKTVDIDDADNLTVEIETSDKRSKTITFDGKGLAHSFKRVGRMLNELSGTGVLDLDLGMSIVSLIQYSRMVEQGHSSDELAKFNLFMDVKAMSELTLGSVIQVMGKKFITDAGVNTFRLESAVASKLQTVAQKVGGSAGRALASAAKVLELPILETVAGVWNLYNSVTILTQEASSFEHAAARVQVAFDTISLALTLSSVAAPALMLAAGPIAAIGMGAAAIARNVAYHESRHEAWLKYKDFLEQGSKDIVVSLPEQGILDLSGNHVLGNVFLDLSQNPPVLTGDQSYNANRWIGHHPELTDWQIREMLSYAYSISPTRALAQGHANSYWPRNIPKIPKGIYTTVIVGYGIQYKAVTEVIYLSNQIVWREAVMETDSPYYQPPLTSVSQQTKIVAGKHPLTVLPVRLLDGDSKEDQKARMEQANSYKDYKIIVEGGVGGLVVQIGGAGFYNLTGDPRANNVISFRAIPSPYSVVFDLGKEEQDVPIVKINENSENDDEYKILTIRQRGFGSIFGSERGYDTLTGKNNTNFYLGLGGGAIYSGGGNCRYYIPDLPQHTSIFLNSTSTSHTINLDKKINEIKMMGGVLALIPTYQPDDPTAGLHIYTASTHDSIASWVGKVKILLLDGVEIQLVQKENSRLIFGITGCDHSKWQAEQPEEAGYPESILKTLQKLPWEFGNTFTLVRKDGLVVFSFTDRSFTYRPHPYAMVSVRTSSQYNVVVEGAEGCTYILKSAPRIMSKNITIRLKASGAISAVIDLYSLIISSITGKVPLDADNCMEIKISSPRYHIPVILKWSGEVPRETMIEIADNARSELGEWYDMLVQNRGEEQSIYRRSMLVSDRIESVKNLDDAVILLNSEDEESYPSHILGIENKEEKDFLIFGKLWSGTFMGSMENLRWVTTAPSKAFNVTIPANNIKYLYFQGGEKSGKNIVFYSTISPAVLEVSIQPKEAIPRSRWKSCSQIDVYWTSLILEDFVRYRVSDETAELSRQLMYAKELVKIERNDFCLRFFYVRGGDGIGSIDLRFKDFFSQTIVKERIASGNTNDYIPLINEKYRDHLELKLGSETFSLAILAAEFLSTHHVTSLEHHKNVPYLLEIPTHIPRFPKANIFTYTIDSKANYTSWNDFRWLPISPSMKKYELPGLAKRGASYYLDSTSGDLYLTRIILFGETGVEALLIKFPNYKCKWREFQDIIVMVRNILTIANSNTIFRSGTMFSGPAIQHVRFSDALWMRRITQSVAITSIETGVNSHSEPLDEMAQAKRPIVLEKLSGRLDDILFQSSKGIEVKSVETNGTLLCDRIQVVDSIASLCLKALLVILVIPVIIALALKVIVRLYLYLQYSGKIREQEQAQELEEPVIPLVEAVTPPVLSRADIIEKFLTVELSSEQRKLLIKSTELLCSRGCASKEEYKERGILVDNVSRYHCNLPIEFRLTEIPGCSFIHYPGFLRTWDDGSQDIVTSATKTCEVSRDRLDNTANFLLGVPVRDGMTQEEVENLIQQGRQTNARLGVFGLETFYIGQTTFSLGEHVGVLIIKDLV; encoded by the coding sequence ATGACTCTCCCCGACAAAATTAGTTCGTCGCATTCTTCTCGCAATCAAAGTGACAGCTTTGCCTATCATAGTGAAACAAGTCATCAGAACACATGGCCCTCTTCTAATGGCAGTAGCGATATAACTCTTTATAATTCTCTAATCAAAAGAAATAATACTGCTGAAGATGTTGTGAAAATTGGTGCGATGATTCAGGAAAGCATTCGCAACGATCTTAAAAAAAAAGTTGGGGGGGGGGGGGGGGGTAACTTCTCTCCTGCACATCATACAGGGAATTGGAAAACTTCGCTTTTATACAATACATCGCGACTTCTAGCACATTTGTTTTCTACAACAATACAGTCAGCGAGAATTACCCCTACTCCAGTGTCACCTCGGTCAGAAAACCTGCAGAGGGGAAATTCCCTATCTTCAATTAAAAAGTCGAGCCCATCGCAAACAAGTACAGTATCTTTTCCTACGTCGTCCGTCCCTATTACTAAAAAGGCAAAATCTCATCTTCATAAGGTCCACAAAACTTCTGATCATCGTGTGTCTAGGAAGAAACGCGCAGCAGCAGTAGATCCAGAGGCAAGTGTTGTACAGAAGTATGATCTTACTGATAAGAATATCGTTAGTCGTCTTCAGTTAACTGAAGAGCAGGTAAAGTCCTGTCAGAAGTCTGTGAATAATTTAAAAAAAGCAATAAGTCGTTATGGAGGTTTGCGTAATAAGAACTCTAGAGTAGGTCAACGTTTACTAGTTGATCAATCCCGGTTTATGGAAGACATTCAAAAGAAACTTCATTTGTCTAAAGATCATAAAGCTTCTTCTGAAGTCATGGGAATGATTAAAAGTGAGTACAAGTCTCATCGAGTGGAAGTAGAGAAGTTTATCCATGGGATTTGGGTTGCTGGAGCACCGCCGGATGGTACGGATGCGTATATCAAGACGTTCTTGAGCGCATATGATAATTTTCAATTTTATTTCTGGGTAGATAGTAAGGCGTATGGGGCTGCGAAGTTTACTTCCATACTGAAAAAAATAGCTTTTACTGCAGCGATTAAGAATCTGAGGGAAAGTATACCTGAAGGTGCTCAAGAGTTTATCCGGAGATATGATGAATTAAGGAGTAAATATGGCTCGACAAAAGATCCTAAACTCCAAAATGAGTACCTTAAAGATATGCGGTCTATGAGAGACTCCTATGTTGCATTGAATAAGAGCGTTAAAGACGCTTTCAATGCTCTCCTTTTGAAAGAAACTGTCATGCTACAAGATAGTTTCTTTAATTTTTGCAATATGAAAGGTATCGACTCTATATCTGATCAGATACGTATAGAGTATCTAAAATATGAGCTGGGTTTCTCAAACGAAGAGATAGAAGATTACAAGAAGCTGATAGACAACAATAAGAAAACAATCCAAGAGATCGTTGATAAAGTTAATAAGGATGTAGGAAGCAAAAAAGTTATTATTAGGGACATCTCAGAGTTAGAATCCATGAGAGATAAAACTAATCTCCATAACTATGATACGGAGATGTTCTTAAGATGGAATTACGCTGCTGCCACAGATCAAGTCAGAATGTACATGCTGCTCGAGCATGGAGGAATCTATGCAGACTTGGATATGATGCCAGCCTACTCTCCAGAAATTACAAAGATAATTTATGACGTCGGAGGAGACGCATTTTTCGAAAATCTCCAAATACGACGCTCTATATCCGATATTGTTCTCAAGCTTGTTACTGACAGCTCTGCTAGCTCTCGCTCAATTTCTATAGAGGAGATTGCTAAGGAGGTGGATATGTCCAAAATATCAGCAGAAGAAAAGAGAAAACTTTCTCAATTAATAGGTGAACTACAAAAATTCTCAAAGTCGCATGAGAAGAAAGATCTTTTTGCAAAAATGTCTTCAGACGTGATTCGTGATTTTATGCCTATATTACAGCGGTACCACAAATGGGAAAAAAAATGGAACGTTCGAGGATTGAATGGCTTAATGATGTCTCATAAAGGAAGTGCAGTAGTAGAGGCTGTGATTGATGCTCAGAGGGAAAAATATGAAGAATTAAAAACTCTGAGAGAGAACGTGTTGAGTGGTATGTTTAATGGTTTAGAAGATCTTTCAAATTTAGATCTTATGTCTGAAGTAGGAGGTGCATTAGTTAAAGATTACCTTGAGGGGTCTTTGTTTTATGATTTTCGTCAGGATTCGATCACTCCCGGTGCAGTCAGTACTCTAGGTATTACAGGCCCTGATTTGATTGTGAAGGTGATGAAGCAATTTTTTCGTGAACAAGGGCCTATAGGGCAAGATTTCCTAGAAAATCAAGGGAAAAGACTTGGGAAGGAGGCTTTCTTAGGGGCATACAAAAGAGTGTCGGATAATCCTGTACGCTTCGATTGGCTACATCCCATAACTGTTGGAGCGAATGATGTAACGCCCGCGGATGATAGTACCTGGTGTGGAATCAAACATCAGGATGCGAGTGATTTATTGTTTTCTGATCCCTCAAAATTAAGTGATAAGCCTGTGAAGGGCATATCTCGGTCCACGATTGATTTGGAAGCATTTACCAAACTTTGGACTGAAGATGCAAAGGCTGCATGTCCTAAAGAATTATTACAACGTTTCAATGATGTGATTTCTCAGCTGTCATTAGACATAGGGGAACTTGCTGAGCTAGATCACGCTCTTTCTGTTGTAATGCAAAATCTACCTTCAGACCCAGTAGCAAGGGAGAGTATATTTTCTCTACAGATACAACTAGCTGAATTTGTGCGATCTGTAAAATTCCCGATATCCAATCAGGTGAATTTCTTCCCTAATGGGCATAGTAATTTTGAGAAAGATTTAGGACAGGCCATCAAGTTATATTTAGATACCGATTCACAAACAAAAGTTGTTCTCTGGGAAAGTCCTTTAATCGATCGTGCCTTATTCCTTAAGGACATGCTTGCCATATCCGAAAGATTATTATCCATAGCTAACTTTATTGATTCTGTAGATCAAGCTTCTCCTTCTTACTCTGAGATCGAGCTTTTGACTCGATATGGAGAGCTTAAGGCTAAAGATAGTGTAGATTTATTATCTGCGCCAGAATTAGAAGATTTTTTAGATGTTACAAATAAGATTGCAGAAAACGAAAGATTACAAAGTAAAATTACCGAGATCGAATACCAAGTGTCTTCAGGGTATTTGTTCAGGCATTATGAACAACTGTTATCCTCCTTCTTAAGTTTATCGGAAAAGGACTTCAAGAGTGAGATGTTATCTTTTGCAAAGAAGATAGTGGCAGATGACAGCTTGGGTAAGAGTGATCAGAAAGCCAGGGATAGTTGGTATGCGGATATTTGTGATAAAATATACGCACAGCGCGTTACTGAAGCTTCTTCACGAATACGAGAGTTTATGAAGAAGTTTGAGGGCAATGAACGTGTTGCTTTGCTCAATGCAGATAAATATCTATCAGGTCATCCCTTGTTTGAGAGGATCCAAAAAGAGGGGTATGCGTTCCAAGATTTTCAAAGTGTTGTACGGTTAATATTAGCGAGCTCTGGGGTTTCAGGAATTTTATCTGCTGAAAGTGTATTCCCAGCGCCTTCTAGGCGATTAGTAGATACGATGAAATCCGTGCTTAGTAATGACTATGATGATATGCAGCGAGCTTTGCCTTTGGTATATGAACTGCTGTCTGTAGATAAAAACAGTGCAGAAGCTAAACAAGTTCAGGATCGTATGAAACAGGAGGGCTTCGAAGCATTAGGAGAAAAATTATCATCATTCTCTACTCCTAATTTGCTTACTCCACCTACGGATAGTAGTGTAACAGCTTTAGGAGCTCGCTATGGGATTGATTATGGAAGGGAATCCGAACAAACTATGTTGAGTATAGCTCCCGGGATATTTAACCCTGCCGGCTATACTATGGACCTTTATTTACAAGGTCTTTATGAAATACACAGAGAAATCCATTCAGGATCTTTGACAGAGGAAAAAGCTAAAACGATTCTTCAAAGTAAAAAAGCTGATTGTTTTATAAACGATCAAGGTATTGAAGCACTTCTTAGATATTCAGATAGTAAGTACTACTGTTCTTTGACAGAAGTTCACAGGATATTAACAGGACAGTTTTTCTTGGCAGAGGCATCGAAGTATCTAATTTCTAGTGCTCTTCCTGGAATCAGCCCCATTGTTGATAGTGATAAGAATTTCGGTCGTCCCTTGTTAACGACTATAGATTCTTCTTCAATGGTAAATCCCTACGACTATCTTGGGCGAGGATTAAGCAAGGATTTGTTATCAGCTCCTCGTGATATTCCCTCAATACGCTCTATTGTGGAAGGGGCAAAATATACCTCATCTTCTTGGTCAGAATTTTTCAATACACAAGCAGAAGGTTGGTCAGATTTAGCCAACCGTTTAGGGGGCAAATCCATCGACCTGCATCCTCAGACCTTTTTGTATAGTGCAGAGGGACGGTGTATGGGGCTCTCAATGTTATACATGTCAGCCAAAGATGTAGCGTCTTATGATCTTATCCAAGAGAATCTGACGGCGGTTTCATCGTTATATCAGGAACAAGATCGAGAAGGTTTACCATTAACACCAACTGACCGGCAATTGTTAGATAGATGTCAGGCATTAGTGGATTGGTTACAATTGCAAGGGAACAAGTATTTGAACTCTCCAGATGTATTCTCTTCAGCGTCTTGGAGTCTTTTTACGCTAAGAGAAAAGTTTAAAGACACATCGTTAAAAAGTGTCCTAATCACTACGCCAGCTCATAGCCTAACTTTGCAAAAGCTGGGCGAAGGTGTGTATAGGTTTACGGATCCTAATTTTGGACATGTCGACTTTCCGTCCGTTGATCAAGCTTTTTATTTCTTAAGTGAGATTGTAGACGAATCCTATACGATAAAACAGCGCTATGGATTTTCTGATTATGCACGTGTGCACGAGCAAATAAAAATATATATCCCTAACTCTAAATTATTTGAAAACACATTGTTTTTGGGCACTGACCTAGGATTAACTTCTCAGCATCAATCCACGACTTTGGAGAAGATGTCAGCAAGAGGAAGTGTGATGATCAGTCAAATTCTAGTTCCATGGCGTACTCTATATCAAATTGGAGGGTCTGTCGATCATCAAAGAATATCGGAGACAACGAAAGAATCCGACTTGAGTCGTTTGAAGATCAATGGAGATGTTTTAAATAACTATCTCTCTAAGCATGTACTAGATAGTGATACCGCTAGTTTGCTCCAAACTCTCTTAAAAACTCATGGTTTAGAGCCTGGAACCAAGAGAATTAAAGGGAGAGCAATTACAGATACACCTAATGAAGTTGCCTCTCTTATACAAACATCAAAGAACAGCATGGTAAGGATTCAGTCATCTTTGCAAGTTATGATCAAGGCTATTGCTAAGAAACTGAAATCCATATCCATTACTGATAATGATAAAGCAAAGATCAAAACAGTAGATATTGATGACGCTGATAATCTAACAGTAGAAATAGAAACTTCTGATAAACGATCAAAAACTATCACGTTTGATGGAAAAGGGTTAGCACATTCCTTTAAGCGTGTTGGAAGGATGCTTAACGAATTATCGGGCACTGGGGTTTTGGATTTAGACTTGGGTATGTCCATAGTTTCTCTAATCCAATATTCTCGCATGGTAGAACAAGGACACTCTAGTGATGAGTTAGCAAAGTTCAACTTGTTCATGGATGTTAAAGCTATGTCTGAGTTGACTCTGGGATCAGTCATTCAGGTAATGGGCAAGAAGTTTATTACAGACGCAGGAGTAAACACTTTTAGATTAGAGAGTGCTGTGGCATCTAAATTGCAAACAGTTGCTCAAAAGGTTGGAGGAAGTGCAGGAAGAGCTTTAGCGAGTGCAGCTAAGGTTTTAGAACTTCCTATTTTAGAAACAGTGGCGGGTGTTTGGAATCTCTATAATAGTGTTACCATTCTTACGCAAGAAGCCTCTTCCTTTGAACATGCGGCAGCTCGAGTTCAGGTGGCTTTTGATACTATTTCTCTCGCTCTTACATTATCTTCTGTCGCCGCTCCTGCCTTAATGTTAGCAGCAGGTCCCATTGCGGCAATTGGTATGGGAGCAGCGGCAATTGCGCGGAATGTAGCTTATCATGAATCACGTCACGAAGCTTGGTTGAAATACAAAGATTTCTTGGAGCAGGGGAGCAAAGACATTGTCGTTAGTTTGCCTGAGCAAGGGATATTAGACCTATCAGGAAATCATGTTTTAGGAAATGTCTTTTTAGATCTAAGTCAAAATCCTCCGGTTTTGACAGGAGATCAATCATATAATGCTAACCGATGGATTGGTCATCATCCAGAGCTGACGGATTGGCAAATTCGTGAGATGTTGAGTTATGCCTATAGCATTAGCCCGACAAGAGCATTGGCGCAAGGACACGCCAATAGTTATTGGCCTAGAAACATTCCCAAGATACCTAAGGGAATTTATACTACAGTCATTGTAGGATATGGTATCCAATATAAAGCCGTTACCGAGGTGATCTACCTTTCTAATCAGATTGTGTGGCGGGAAGCTGTCATGGAGACTGATTCACCCTATTACCAACCTCCCCTAACTTCTGTATCACAACAAACAAAAATCGTTGCAGGAAAGCATCCTCTAACTGTTCTACCGGTACGTCTCTTGGATGGAGATTCTAAGGAAGATCAGAAAGCACGTATGGAACAAGCGAATTCCTACAAGGATTATAAGATTATAGTGGAAGGGGGAGTAGGAGGATTAGTAGTTCAAATTGGTGGTGCTGGATTTTATAATTTAACGGGGGATCCAAGAGCAAATAATGTTATCTCATTCCGTGCTATACCATCACCGTATTCTGTGGTTTTTGATCTTGGAAAAGAGGAACAAGACGTACCAATAGTAAAAATCAATGAAAACAGTGAGAATGACGACGAATACAAAATTCTAACAATTAGGCAAAGAGGTTTTGGATCTATTTTCGGCTCTGAGCGGGGTTACGATACCCTGACAGGGAAAAATAATACCAACTTTTATCTAGGATTAGGTGGTGGGGCCATTTATTCTGGAGGAGGGAATTGTCGTTACTATATACCCGATCTCCCTCAACATACTTCTATTTTCTTAAATTCTACATCTACGTCTCATACTATCAATTTGGATAAGAAAATTAATGAGATCAAAATGATGGGAGGAGTTTTAGCTTTAATACCTACTTATCAGCCAGACGATCCCACTGCTGGATTACACATTTATACTGCATCAACACATGATAGTATCGCATCCTGGGTAGGTAAAGTTAAGATATTGTTATTGGATGGAGTAGAAATACAATTAGTACAAAAAGAAAACAGTCGCCTTATTTTCGGAATTACTGGGTGTGATCATAGTAAATGGCAAGCAGAGCAACCAGAAGAAGCGGGGTACCCAGAAAGTATTCTTAAAACTTTGCAAAAACTACCTTGGGAATTCGGTAATACATTTACCTTGGTTCGTAAGGATGGTTTGGTAGTATTTAGTTTCACAGATAGATCATTCACCTATCGTCCCCATCCATATGCAATGGTTTCAGTTCGCACGAGCTCCCAATATAACGTAGTTGTAGAGGGAGCAGAGGGGTGTACGTATATTCTCAAATCTGCTCCCCGGATTATGTCGAAAAATATCACGATTCGATTAAAGGCAAGTGGCGCGATTTCGGCAGTTATCGATTTATATTCTCTCATTATTAGTTCGATAACAGGCAAAGTTCCTTTAGATGCTGATAATTGCATGGAGATAAAAATTTCTTCTCCCAGATATCACATCCCTGTCATTCTAAAGTGGTCCGGAGAAGTGCCTAGAGAAACAATGATAGAAATCGCCGATAACGCCCGTAGTGAGCTAGGAGAATGGTATGACATGCTAGTGCAAAACCGAGGAGAGGAGCAATCTATTTACAGACGCAGCATGCTAGTTTCTGATAGAATAGAAAGCGTAAAGAACTTGGATGACGCTGTTATCCTACTCAACTCCGAAGACGAAGAAAGTTATCCTAGTCATATTTTAGGTATAGAAAACAAGGAGGAGAAGGACTTTCTAATTTTTGGCAAGTTATGGTCAGGAACTTTTATGGGAAGCATGGAAAATTTAAGATGGGTTACCACAGCTCCTTCCAAAGCATTTAATGTGACTATACCAGCAAATAATATTAAATATTTGTACTTCCAGGGTGGGGAAAAGTCCGGTAAAAATATCGTCTTCTATAGCACGATATCACCTGCTGTACTTGAAGTAAGCATCCAACCAAAAGAGGCGATACCACGAAGTCGATGGAAATCTTGTAGCCAGATAGATGTATATTGGACTTCTCTCATTCTAGAAGATTTTGTGCGTTATCGTGTCAGTGATGAAACAGCAGAACTCTCTAGACAGTTGATGTATGCGAAAGAATTAGTAAAAATAGAACGAAATGATTTTTGTTTACGGTTTTTCTATGTTCGCGGGGGAGATGGAATAGGAAGTATCGATCTGCGATTTAAGGATTTCTTTAGCCAAACTATCGTAAAGGAAAGGATTGCCTCTGGAAATACAAATGATTATATCCCATTAATTAATGAAAAGTATCGCGATCATTTAGAGTTGAAATTAGGGTCAGAAACATTCAGTTTAGCAATTTTAGCAGCAGAATTCTTATCAACTCACCATGTCACGAGTTTAGAACATCACAAAAATGTCCCTTATCTATTGGAAATTCCTACACATATTCCTCGCTTCCCCAAAGCGAATATTTTTACTTATACGATAGATTCTAAAGCTAATTATACTTCCTGGAACGATTTCCGTTGGCTACCGATAAGTCCCTCTATGAAAAAATATGAACTTCCTGGACTAGCTAAACGAGGAGCTTCCTATTACCTAGATTCTACATCCGGAGATTTGTACTTAACTCGTATAATACTATTTGGAGAAACTGGCGTTGAAGCTCTCCTTATAAAATTCCCTAACTACAAGTGTAAATGGCGGGAGTTTCAAGATATAATAGTGATGGTAAGGAATATACTGACTATTGCAAATAGTAATACAATTTTTCGATCCGGAACTATGTTTTCTGGACCAGCTATACAACATGTCCGATTTAGTGATGCACTTTGGATGAGGAGAATTACTCAGAGCGTTGCAATTACTTCAATAGAAACAGGAGTAAACTCCCATAGTGAACCATTGGATGAAATGGCTCAGGCCAAACGGCCTATTGTTTTGGAGAAATTATCCGGACGTTTAGATGATATATTGTTCCAAAGTTCTAAAGGTATAGAAGTAAAATCTGTAGAGACAAACGGAACCTTGTTATGTGACAGGATCCAAGTAGTTGACTCAATAGCTTCTCTATGTCTCAAAGCACTTTTGGTCATTCTAGTTATTCCCGTGATTATTGCCTTAGCGTTGAAGGTTATTGTCAGGCTTTATCTCTACTTGCAATATTCAGGCAAGATCCGAGAACAAGAACAAGCACAAGAACTAGAGGAGCCTGTGATTCCTTTGGTGGAGGCTGTAACTCCCCCTGTTCTAAGTCGTGCGGACATTATAGAGAAGTTTCTTACAGTAGAATTATCTTCGGAACAGCGTAAGCTCTTAATTAAATCCACAGAACTATTATGTTCTCGAGGTTGCGCTAGTAAAGAGGAGTATAAGGAGAGAGGAATCCTTGTAGATAATGTATCCAGATATCACTGTAATTTGCCTATTGAATTTAGATTAACCGAGATACCCGGATGCAGTTTTATCCATTACCCCGGTTTCTTGCGCACATGGGATGACGGTAGTCAAGATATCGTGACATCAGCGACCAAAACTTGTGAGGTATCACGGGACAGATTAGATAACACGGCGAATTTCTTATTGGGTGTACCTGTTAGAGATGGTATGACTCAGGAAGAAGTCGAAAATCTTATTCAGCAAGGGAGACAAACAAACGCACGCTTGGGAGTATTTGGCTTAGAGACCTTTTATATAGGTCAAACCACGTTTTCTTTAGGGGAACATGTGGGGGTCTTGATAATAAAGGACTTAGTTTAG